CTGACCCCCCGTAGTCCCCCATAATGGACCAGCTCCCTGACCCCCCGTAGTCCCCCATAATGGACCAGCTCCCTGACCCCCCCCGTAGTCCCCCATAATGGACCAGCTCCCTGACCCCCCCGTAGTCCCCCATAATGGACCAGCTCCCTGACCCCCCGTAGTCCCCCATAATGGACCagctccctgacccccccccGTAGTCCCCCATAATGGACCagctccctgacccccccccGTAGTCCCCCATAATGGACCAGCTCCCTGACCCCCCCCGTAGTCCCCCATAATGGACCAGCTCCCTGACCCCCCCGTAGTCCCCCATAATGGACCAGCTCCCTGACCCCCCGTAGTCCCTCATAATGGACCagctccctgaccccccccccgTAGTCCCCCATAATGGACCAGCTCCCTGACCCCCCCCGTAGTCCCCCATAATGGACCAGCTCCCTGACCCCCCATAATGGACCAGCTCCCTGACCCCCCGTAGTCCCCCATAATGGACCAGCTCCCTGACCCCCCCATAATGGACCAGCTCCCTGACCCCCCTGTAGTCCCCCATAATGGACCAGCTCCCTGACCCCCCATAATGGACCAGCTCCCTGACCCCCCGTAGTCCCCATAATGGACCAGCTCCCTGACCCCCATAATGGACCAGCTCCTGACCCCCCATAATGGACCAGCTCCCTGACCCCCCAGTCCCCCATAATGGACCAGCTCCCTGACCCCCCGTAGTCCCCCATAATGGACCAGCTCCCTGACCCCCCCCGTAGTCCCCCATAATGGACCAGCTCCCTGACCCCCCCCGTAGTCCCCCATAATGGACCAGCTCCCTGACCCCCCGTAGTCCCCCATAATGGACCAGCTCCCTGCCCCCCCCCCGTAGTCCCCCATAATGGACCAGCTCCCTGACCCCCCGTAGTCCCCCATAATGGACCagctccctgacccccccccGTAGTCCCCCATAATGGACCAGCTCCCTGACCCCCCCGTAGTCCCTCATAATGGACCAGCTCCTGACCCCCCCGTAGTCCCCCATAATGGACCAGCTCCCTGACCCCCCCGTAGTCCCCCATAATGGACCAGCTCCCTGACCCCCCATAATGGACCAGCTCCCTGACCCCCCGTAGTCCCCCATAATGGACCAGCTCCCTGACAAGCCCCCCCCATAATGGACCAGCTCCCTGACCCCCCGTAGTCCCCCATAATGGACCAGCTCCCTGACCCCCCCATAATGGACCAGCTCCCTGACCCCCCCCGTAGTCCCCCATAATGGACCAGCTCCCTGACCCCCCCATAATGGACCagctccctgacccccccccGTAGTCCCCCATAATGGACCagctccctgaccccccc
This region of Oncorhynchus gorbuscha isolate QuinsamMale2020 ecotype Even-year unplaced genomic scaffold, OgorEven_v1.0 Un_scaffold_5396, whole genome shotgun sequence genomic DNA includes:
- the LOC124029071 gene encoding glycine-rich cell wall structural protein-like, producing the protein MGDYGGVRSWSIMRDYGGVRELVHYGGLRGGVRELVHYGGLRGVRELVHYGGLRGGGRELVHYGGLRGVRELVHYGGLRGGSGSWSIMGDYGGGQGAGPLWGTTGGQGAGPLWGTGGSGSWSIMGGQELVHYGGQGAGPLWGLRGVRELVHYGGSGSWSIMGDYRGVRELVHYGGVRELVHYGGLRGVRELVHYGGSGSWSIMGDYGGGQGAGPLWGTTGGGSGSWSIMRDYGGSGSWSIMGDYGGVRELVHYGGLRGGSGSWSIMGDYGGGSGSWSIMGDYGGGSGSWSIMGDYGGSGSWSIMGDYGGVRELVHYGGLRGGSGSWSIMGDYGGSGSWSIMGDYGGSGSWSIMGDYGGVRELVHYGGLRGVRELVHYGGLRGVRELVHYGGLRGGQGAGPLWGTTGGSGSWSIMGDKGGGQGAGPLWGTTGGQGAGPLWGTTGGSGSWSIMGDYGGVRELVHYGGLRGVRELVHYGGLRGGQGAGPLWGTTGGSGSWSIMRGYGGTGSWSIMRDYGGQGAGPV